Proteins encoded together in one Mercenaria mercenaria strain notata chromosome 18, MADL_Memer_1, whole genome shotgun sequence window:
- the LOC123538291 gene encoding uncharacterized protein K02A2.6-like: MDKTVEEACKSCIVCQAASPGCAPDPIKPTSLPRDVFSEVSCDFCGPFPDGYLLLVVICDYSRFPIVERVRSTSAETVIPRLESIFSIFGYPDVLRTDNGPPFQSRAFREYADKSGFKHKRITPLHPQGNAIVERFMAPLQKSVKTAIASGQDYKRALNIYLMNFRNSPQSSTQKAPSELMYNRKVKTKLPSMTFEKQDTDVRERDSLSKSKNKIYADKNRRAQPSALKIGDRVLLKREQRNKFETVFDPTPGIVIARKGSMLTIRHRGKEITRDVSKLRVVQGGHEPAQTKPADTAFAPRQRSQRKRRPPRRFVSE, translated from the coding sequence ATGGATAAAACGGTTGAAGAAGCATGCAAATCATGCATTGTGTGCCAAGCTGCATCACCAGGATGTGCTCCAGATCCGATCAAACCAACATCTCTGCCACGAGATGTGTTTTCTGAAGTCAGTTGTGACTTCTGTGGACCATTCCCGGACGGGTACCTGTTATTAGTAGTAATATGCGATTATAGTCGTTTTCCAATAGTTGAGAGAGTCAGGTCAACATCCGCAGAAACTGTCATACCGCGTTTGGAATCAATATTTTCGATATTTGGATATCCAGACGTATTGAGAACGGACAATGGACCTCCATTTCAGAGTCGTGCTTTCAGAGAATATGCTGATAAGTCGGGATTCAAGCATAAACGAATTACTCCATTGCACCCACAAGGTAATGCAATAGTCGAGCGATTCATGGCACCATTGCAAAAATCAGTCAAAACCGCAATAGCATCAGGTCAAGATTATAAGAGAGCGTTGAATATATATCTAATGAATTTTCGCAATTCGCCACAATCTTCAACACAAAAAGCTCCTAGTGAATTAATGTACAACCggaaagtaaaaacgaaattacCATCAATGACATTTGAAAAGCAAGACACAGATGTTCGCGAAAGGGACAGTCTGTCAAAatcgaaaaacaaaatttatgcgGACAAAAACAGAAGAGCACAGCCAAGTGCATTGAAAATTGGAGACCGTGTGTTACTAAAACGGGAACAACGTAACAAATTTGAGACAGTGTTTGACCCTACACCTGGCATTGTCATTGCTAGGAAAGGTTCAATGCTAACAATCAGGCACAGAGGAAAGGAAATTACACGAGACGTGTCAAAGTTAAGGGTAGTTCAAGGTGGTCATGAGCCGGCGCAGACGAAACCTGCAGATACTGCATTTGCACCACGTCAAAGGTCGCAAAGGAAACGACGACCGCCTAGACGTTTTGTCAGTGAATAA